One segment of Gordonia terrae DNA contains the following:
- a CDS encoding glycosyltransferase family 2 protein: MVTDLIDAGNGTGGADPAVLDDMTEFENELDVHPSDGVETGERVAEIAGIGDVSAAEVVETARPTVTVVIPTRNEALNLPYVAERMPPVDQIVVVDGASVDGTVDVARTLWPDAVIVSQTRSGKGNALACGFEVATGDIIVMIDADGSTDPAEIPDFVGALVAGSDLAKGSRFSLGGHSDDITAFRRAGNKGLNWLVNRIFATSFADLCYGYNAFWRRHLEVLDLPLTDVDEPQWGDGFEIETIINVRMARSGLTIREVGSRESKRIHGRSNLNALTDGVRVLRTIGFERRLHRDHKASALR, from the coding sequence ATGGTGACCGACTTGATCGACGCTGGGAACGGCACGGGGGGTGCAGATCCGGCGGTGCTCGACGACATGACCGAGTTCGAGAACGAACTCGACGTCCACCCATCGGATGGCGTGGAAACGGGGGAGCGGGTCGCGGAGATCGCCGGCATCGGCGACGTCTCCGCGGCCGAGGTCGTCGAGACCGCGAGACCTACTGTCACCGTGGTCATCCCGACCCGCAACGAGGCGCTCAATCTGCCGTATGTGGCCGAGCGGATGCCGCCCGTGGACCAGATCGTCGTCGTCGACGGCGCGTCGGTGGACGGGACCGTCGACGTCGCGCGGACGTTGTGGCCCGATGCGGTGATCGTCTCGCAGACCCGTTCCGGCAAGGGAAACGCGCTCGCCTGCGGCTTCGAGGTGGCGACCGGTGACATCATCGTCATGATCGACGCCGACGGCTCCACGGACCCCGCCGAGATCCCCGACTTCGTCGGTGCGCTCGTGGCCGGCTCCGACCTGGCGAAGGGCAGCCGCTTCTCCCTGGGTGGACACAGCGACGACATCACCGCCTTCCGCCGTGCCGGCAACAAGGGCCTGAACTGGCTCGTGAACCGGATCTTCGCCACGTCATTCGCCGATCTCTGCTACGGCTACAACGCATTCTGGCGCCGGCATCTCGAGGTCCTCGACCTTCCGCTGACCGATGTCGACGAACCCCAGTGGGGCGACGGGTTCGAGATCGAGACGATCATCAACGTGCGCATGGCGCGGAGCGGTCTGACGATCCGTGAGGTCGGCAGCCGCGAGTCCAAGCGAATCCACGGACGCAGCAACCTCAACGCCCTGACCGACGGTGTGCGCGTCCTCCGGACCATCGGTTTCGAGCGTCGCCTCCACCGCGACCACAAGGCGTCGGCTCTCCGCTGA
- a CDS encoding lipopolysaccharide biosynthesis protein produces MGLNIMAVMTSSLATGVLGFVFWTIAARGYTTADVGRASALITSATLLATLSNLSIGSLYERFLPVAGGNAPRIIASGRLVIIGAALLLGLGFVFLGPVDSLFMSPWETWLFPLFVAVLGIFAIQDQTLIGLGRSRTVATKNISQSTIKLVLVTAFIPVATGFAVFWAWVLPAAVIAAWVGLSAIRRTARSMTGPGTLPRPGEIAQFYAGSLGITAVGVVVPLIVPLVIVARLGTEMNAYFSICWLVVNTAAILLHATSAPFVAKAAEPDADLRSATIRFMTLCGGAGVIGGVVLFVTAPWILAIMGPQYADEGTDLIRLMALTLPTVSFVTIYTALARVRRKLRLAVGVQGVFGVIVLCGIVFGADHWGIIGVGYVYLTANVAVVILLLVPGLRLIRQALTPAPTAAELSARTTTP; encoded by the coding sequence GTGGGCCTCAACATCATGGCCGTCATGACGTCGAGTCTCGCGACCGGTGTCCTCGGATTCGTCTTCTGGACCATCGCCGCACGTGGCTACACCACCGCCGACGTGGGTCGGGCGTCCGCGCTCATCACCTCGGCGACCCTGCTGGCCACCCTGTCGAACCTCAGCATCGGCAGCCTCTACGAACGCTTTCTCCCTGTCGCAGGGGGCAACGCGCCCCGGATCATCGCGTCGGGGCGCCTCGTGATCATCGGTGCAGCACTCCTACTCGGACTCGGTTTCGTCTTTCTCGGGCCGGTGGACTCCCTGTTCATGAGCCCGTGGGAGACCTGGCTGTTCCCGCTCTTCGTGGCCGTGCTGGGGATATTCGCCATCCAGGATCAGACCCTCATCGGCCTGGGCCGCTCGCGAACCGTTGCCACGAAGAACATCTCACAGTCGACCATCAAACTGGTCCTGGTGACGGCGTTCATCCCGGTTGCGACCGGATTCGCCGTCTTCTGGGCCTGGGTCCTGCCCGCGGCGGTGATCGCGGCGTGGGTCGGCCTGAGCGCGATCCGTCGTACCGCCCGCTCGATGACCGGCCCGGGCACACTTCCGCGGCCGGGCGAGATCGCCCAGTTCTATGCCGGCTCACTGGGGATCACGGCCGTCGGGGTGGTCGTGCCCCTCATCGTGCCGCTCGTGATCGTCGCTCGCCTGGGAACCGAGATGAACGCCTACTTCTCGATCTGCTGGCTCGTCGTGAACACCGCGGCGATCCTCCTGCACGCAACGTCGGCGCCCTTCGTGGCCAAGGCCGCGGAGCCCGATGCCGATCTCCGGTCGGCAACGATCCGGTTCATGACCCTGTGCGGTGGCGCCGGGGTCATCGGCGGCGTCGTCCTGTTCGTCACCGCGCCCTGGATTCTCGCGATCATGGGACCCCAATACGCCGACGAGGGCACCGATCTGATCCGTCTCATGGCGCTGACCCTGCCGACCGTGTCGTTCGTGACGATCTACACGGCGCTCGCCCGTGTCCGCCGCAAGCTCCGCCTCGCCGTCGGCGTGCAGGGCGTGTTCGGTGTGATCGTGCTGTGCGGCATCGTCTTCGGCGCCGACCACTGGGGCATCATCGGCGTCGGTTACGTCTATCTCACGGCCAACGTCGCCGTCGTGATCCTGCTGCTCGTTCCCGGTCTCCGGCTCATCCGCCAGGCCCTGACCCCCGCCCCCACTGCTGCCGAGCTCTCGGCGAGGACGACCACACCATGA
- a CDS encoding alpha/beta fold hydrolase, translating to MTIDSTRGLVAAFPATESGTAQPELAGGLAHAFAAAADRFGDAIALRLQGTEISYRALLDTARGVAGRIHELQPGERGPVVVQLGLSPDTVAVVLGIVLTRRPLVTLDTALPADRIDAILASLHTHGRPPGLAVADDDHLDRLRDSGNRVGLMVAATTDVLVDVPSASDAAIPSGTRGAPLLPTDTAFEVTNIQFTSGSTGTPKGVLQPGAMWLCDSMFMRARFGLAHRLRVALCMPISFGGGLNVLMGSLLSGCDVLVADPRQGTPTDLLDMIAADEIHTAFLTPSLLRSLVRAGASGAVHPAWATVQRIITTGEPLTGETATATLALAPQATVTNWAGSSETYAIGHFDVRAGDPARTGPLPAGTPALHKTVTIDPSGRVSISSRYIALGYLDPAGDAGRFSVDDDGVRTFHSGDKGRFDGDDLILLGRADDAVKIRGYLVEPAEVSAALLREGDLAEAVVIARETPSATVELIAYVVPEGSRRTPPTAALRARLRDALPPWMVPTHIVELSDLPRNARGKVDRTALPEPRRHIEPVAGELESSVAATWARELALDVVGRNENIYALGADSLTIQQIMVSLNSSHGASLTQSDMASAPTVAELATIIADRTGGSGTGSRTRPGIRLAPTTIPLRRGPGRPVFCFTGAGASALTFVPFADRIGELDDVGPVYAFAPHGLDTRGIPDWTVNAAVRRHLRDLRRLQPDGPYVLVGHSLGGFIALETARRLESDGHRVDLVVVVDTFVPPRVLLRAKRADPSLSTTPVYEPLPRKELWRRRIRVPLAGVVKTSPTADAQALEELGVRVARLHRPRPYSGRVLVVQGTENHDEPSIWRRHIVTGDVDVLRLECNHLSVVREPHIGDVIDAIGSALGRRGA from the coding sequence ATGACCATCGACTCCACTCGTGGCCTCGTCGCCGCGTTCCCCGCGACCGAGTCCGGCACCGCCCAGCCCGAGCTGGCCGGCGGGCTGGCGCATGCGTTCGCGGCGGCCGCCGACCGTTTCGGGGACGCGATCGCGCTCCGATTGCAGGGCACCGAGATCAGCTATCGCGCGCTCCTCGACACCGCGCGTGGTGTCGCCGGACGGATCCACGAGCTGCAACCCGGCGAGCGGGGTCCGGTGGTCGTTCAGCTCGGCCTGTCCCCGGACACCGTCGCCGTGGTCCTCGGCATCGTCCTGACGCGGCGACCTCTGGTCACGCTCGACACGGCGCTGCCCGCGGACCGGATCGACGCCATACTCGCCTCGCTGCACACCCATGGCCGGCCACCGGGCCTGGCCGTCGCCGATGACGATCACCTGGACAGGCTGCGCGACAGCGGAAACCGAGTCGGACTCATGGTCGCCGCGACGACCGACGTCCTCGTCGACGTTCCATCGGCATCGGATGCGGCCATCCCGTCCGGTACCCGCGGCGCCCCACTCCTCCCGACCGACACGGCCTTCGAGGTCACCAACATCCAGTTCACGTCGGGTTCCACCGGAACCCCGAAGGGTGTGCTGCAACCCGGCGCGATGTGGTTGTGCGACTCGATGTTCATGCGAGCGCGTTTCGGGCTCGCACACCGGCTGCGCGTCGCGCTGTGCATGCCGATCAGTTTCGGCGGCGGTCTCAACGTGTTGATGGGCTCACTGCTGAGCGGTTGCGATGTCCTCGTCGCCGATCCGCGGCAGGGTACGCCGACCGACTTGCTCGACATGATCGCGGCAGACGAGATCCACACGGCCTTCCTCACCCCGTCGCTGCTGCGCTCGCTCGTTCGCGCCGGGGCGTCGGGCGCAGTGCACCCTGCGTGGGCGACAGTGCAGCGGATCATCACCACCGGCGAACCGCTCACCGGTGAAACTGCCACCGCCACACTCGCGTTGGCACCGCAAGCGACCGTCACCAACTGGGCCGGTTCGTCGGAGACCTATGCGATCGGGCACTTCGACGTCCGCGCCGGCGATCCCGCCCGAACCGGGCCGCTACCCGCGGGCACCCCGGCGCTCCACAAGACGGTGACGATCGACCCGTCCGGGCGGGTGTCGATCTCGTCGCGCTACATCGCTCTCGGTTATCTCGACCCCGCGGGCGACGCCGGCCGGTTCTCGGTCGACGACGACGGCGTGCGGACGTTCCACTCCGGCGACAAGGGACGGTTCGACGGCGACGACCTGATCCTGCTCGGGCGTGCCGACGACGCGGTGAAGATCCGTGGTTACCTCGTCGAGCCGGCCGAGGTCAGCGCCGCACTCCTACGCGAGGGCGACCTCGCCGAGGCCGTCGTGATCGCGCGCGAGACCCCCTCCGCGACAGTGGAACTGATCGCCTACGTGGTCCCCGAAGGCAGCCGGCGCACACCGCCGACCGCCGCCCTGCGTGCCCGCCTGCGGGATGCGCTGCCGCCGTGGATGGTCCCGACGCACATCGTCGAACTGTCCGACCTGCCCCGCAACGCCCGCGGCAAGGTCGATCGCACGGCCCTGCCCGAACCCCGACGGCACATCGAGCCGGTGGCAGGCGAGCTCGAATCGTCCGTCGCCGCGACCTGGGCGCGTGAACTCGCGCTGGACGTCGTCGGTCGGAACGAGAACATCTATGCGCTGGGCGCGGATTCGTTGACGATTCAGCAGATCATGGTGAGCCTGAACTCATCCCACGGCGCATCGCTCACCCAGTCCGACATGGCCTCCGCGCCGACCGTTGCAGAGCTCGCGACGATCATCGCCGACCGCACCGGCGGGTCGGGCACCGGTTCGCGGACCCGGCCGGGCATCCGTCTTGCGCCGACGACGATCCCGCTGCGCCGGGGCCCGGGTCGACCTGTCTTCTGTTTCACCGGTGCGGGCGCCTCGGCTCTCACCTTCGTGCCGTTCGCCGACCGTATCGGTGAACTCGACGACGTCGGACCGGTGTACGCGTTCGCGCCGCACGGCCTGGACACCCGCGGGATCCCGGACTGGACGGTCAACGCCGCCGTCCGCCGGCATCTCCGCGACCTCCGCCGACTCCAACCCGACGGACCCTATGTCCTCGTCGGCCACTCACTGGGCGGGTTCATCGCCCTGGAAACCGCACGGCGCCTCGAGTCCGACGGGCATCGTGTCGATCTGGTCGTCGTGGTGGACACATTCGTCCCGCCGCGCGTCCTCCTTCGCGCCAAGCGCGCCGATCCGTCCCTCAGCACCACCCCCGTGTACGAGCCGCTTCCGCGGAAGGAACTGTGGCGACGACGTATTCGCGTTCCCCTCGCGGGCGTGGTGAAGACCTCGCCGACGGCCGACGCGCAGGCTCTCGAGGAGCTCGGCGTCCGCGTCGCGCGGCTGCATCGTCCGCGGCCGTATTCGGGGCGGGTCCTGGTGGTGCAGGGCACCGAGAACCACGACGAACCGTCGATCTGGCGGCGCCACATCGTGACCGGTGACGTCGACGTCCTCCGCCTCGAATGCAATCATCTGTCCGTGGTTCGCGAACCGCACATCGGAGACGTCATCGATGCCATCGGTTCCGCCCTCGGACGTCGAGGCGCGTGA
- the mshD gene encoding mycothiol synthase translates to MVPTPSTRSSVQAPGTDRIQIHQGALPDDVADFARRLVRDATTADGVAPLSEGAVTAIDAPDGSPTVHVWSGAGYAVIVPGRDGEPAMIEAVVDPAHRREGHGRRLLDAAFGAAPVPESGAGVRVWAHGDLPGAVALAASMGLTKRRELLQLRRPVGAGHELPELVVDPTVELRTYAGSSDDAEILRVNNAAFDWHPEQGGWSPEQIRERVEADWFDPEGLFLAVDRAGDDDTGRLLGFHWTKRHDADLGEVYIVGVDPAAQGRGLGRLLTLAGLHHLARAGVSEINLYVEGDNTAALHTYERLGFTRYAVDVAYG, encoded by the coding sequence ATGGTTCCGACCCCTTCGACGAGGAGTTCAGTGCAAGCGCCGGGAACTGATCGCATCCAGATCCATCAGGGCGCGCTGCCCGACGACGTGGCGGACTTCGCTCGTCGTCTGGTCCGCGACGCGACCACGGCCGACGGCGTCGCACCGCTGTCGGAAGGTGCGGTCACGGCGATCGACGCCCCCGACGGGTCGCCGACCGTCCATGTCTGGTCAGGAGCGGGTTACGCCGTCATCGTCCCGGGCCGTGACGGTGAGCCTGCGATGATCGAGGCGGTCGTCGACCCGGCGCATCGGCGTGAGGGGCACGGCCGGAGGTTGCTCGATGCGGCGTTCGGTGCCGCACCCGTTCCCGAGTCGGGGGCCGGCGTGCGGGTGTGGGCGCACGGCGACCTGCCCGGTGCGGTGGCGCTCGCGGCATCGATGGGCCTGACGAAGCGCCGTGAGCTCCTGCAGTTGCGCCGTCCGGTGGGGGCAGGTCACGAACTCCCCGAACTGGTCGTCGACCCGACCGTCGAGCTGCGGACCTATGCCGGGTCGTCCGACGACGCCGAGATCCTGCGCGTGAACAACGCCGCCTTCGACTGGCATCCCGAGCAGGGCGGCTGGTCGCCGGAGCAGATCCGCGAACGGGTCGAGGCCGACTGGTTCGACCCGGAAGGTCTGTTCCTCGCCGTCGACCGTGCCGGCGATGACGACACCGGCAGGCTCCTCGGCTTCCACTGGACCAAGCGGCACGATGCCGATCTCGGTGAGGTCTACATCGTCGGGGTCGATCCCGCCGCTCAGGGGCGCGGGCTCGGCCGCCTGCTGACGCTTGCCGGACTGCATCACCTTGCGCGCGCGGGAGTCTCGGAGATCAACCTCTACGTCGAGGGCGACAACACCGCCGCGCTGCACACCTACGAGCGCCTCGGGTTCACTCGATACGCCGTCGACGTCGCCTACGGCTGA
- a CDS encoding winged helix-turn-helix domain-containing protein, producing the protein MDLLLLTADPNPESVLPSLSLLAHTVRTAPTEVSSLMEAGNADVALVDARADLAAARGLCRLLGSTGSSVPVAAVLTEGGLVAVNADWGIDEFLLPGTGPAELDARLRLLVVRTRGVAAEESSGKVTLGELVIDEGTYTARLRGRPLDLTYKEFELLKYLAQNAGRVFTRAQLLQEVWGYDFFGGTRTVDVHVRRLRAKLGSEHESLIGTVRNVGYKAVRPTRGRAAAAADTDLSDDEPAGPAGSGPDDFDGALDGSDPFDEEFSASAGN; encoded by the coding sequence GTGGATCTCTTGTTGTTGACGGCCGACCCGAATCCGGAGTCGGTTTTGCCGTCGCTGTCGCTGCTCGCGCATACGGTACGGACCGCTCCGACCGAGGTGTCGTCACTCATGGAGGCGGGCAACGCCGATGTCGCGCTGGTCGACGCGCGCGCCGATCTCGCGGCGGCTCGCGGACTGTGCCGTCTGCTGGGCAGCACCGGCTCCTCGGTGCCGGTCGCGGCGGTGCTGACCGAGGGTGGGCTGGTCGCGGTCAACGCGGACTGGGGCATCGACGAATTCCTGCTGCCGGGTACCGGCCCGGCCGAGCTCGACGCCCGGCTGCGCCTGCTCGTGGTGCGTACCCGCGGGGTCGCTGCGGAGGAGTCCTCGGGCAAGGTCACGCTGGGTGAACTCGTCATCGACGAGGGGACCTACACCGCGCGCCTGCGCGGACGTCCGCTCGACCTGACCTACAAGGAGTTCGAACTCCTGAAGTACCTGGCGCAGAACGCCGGTCGCGTGTTCACCAGGGCTCAGCTGCTGCAGGAGGTCTGGGGGTACGACTTCTTCGGCGGCACCCGCACCGTCGACGTGCACGTCCGGCGCCTCCGCGCCAAGCTGGGCAGCGAGCACGAGTCGCTGATCGGCACCGTGCGCAACGTCGGGTACAAGGCAGTACGCCCGACGCGCGGTCGGGCGGCCGCGGCGGCGGACACCGACCTGTCCGACGACGAGCCTGCGGGACCGGCCGGGTCCGGCCCCGACGACTTCGACGGTGCCCTGGATGGTTCCGACCCCTTCGACGAGGAGTTCAGTGCAAGCGCCGGGAACTGA
- a CDS encoding DUF2993 domain-containing protein encodes MPRIRKVLVIGVVAALAATGVAVGVDVAAAVRGEHQLSRAIAQSPRVTVDPEVTIAGFPFTSQSSAGHFAGATIAARGVELPGCEPARGVCRGELGAALGPFDVADGSGFTASDVLHTSSISAYTRLDAVTLARYLRIVDLTVSTPGPDGKAGAGGPQDGTVSRTSGVVFTGTVALPPGDGLDPAEPPSASAYDGPKVRVSVSVDLGVVDGALDIRATGFYTGPERHVDAEIAPDMRAAVLDRFSMTLPRLPMAWDVAAERAESFGGDVQLVGDSGPAAVRPDRF; translated from the coding sequence ATGCCGCGCATCCGGAAAGTGCTTGTCATCGGCGTTGTCGCCGCGCTCGCCGCAACGGGGGTCGCTGTCGGCGTCGACGTCGCGGCCGCGGTCCGCGGCGAACACCAGCTCTCCCGCGCCATCGCCCAATCCCCCCGCGTGACTGTCGATCCCGAGGTCACCATCGCCGGGTTCCCGTTCACCTCCCAGTCGTCCGCCGGCCACTTCGCGGGCGCCACCATCGCCGCACGGGGCGTCGAGCTGCCCGGCTGTGAGCCCGCCCGCGGCGTCTGCCGCGGCGAGTTGGGGGCCGCTCTCGGCCCGTTCGACGTCGCCGACGGCAGCGGTTTTACCGCGAGTGATGTTCTCCACACCAGCTCGATCTCGGCCTACACCCGCCTCGACGCCGTCACCCTGGCGCGGTATCTGCGCATCGTCGACCTCACCGTGAGCACGCCAGGGCCGGACGGCAAGGCCGGTGCGGGCGGCCCTCAGGACGGCACCGTCAGCCGCACCAGCGGCGTCGTGTTCACCGGCACCGTCGCGCTGCCGCCGGGCGACGGACTCGATCCCGCCGAGCCACCGTCGGCGTCGGCCTACGACGGACCGAAGGTGCGCGTGAGCGTGTCCGTCGACCTCGGCGTGGTCGACGGCGCACTGGACATCCGGGCCACCGGCTTCTACACCGGCCCCGAACGCCACGTCGACGCCGAGATCGCGCCCGACATGCGCGCCGCGGTTCTCGACCGGTTCAGCATGACGCTCCCCCGACTGCCCATGGCCTGGGACGTCGCGGCCGAGCGCGCGGAGAGTTTCGGCGGGGACGTCCAGCTGGTCGGCGATTCCGGCCCGGCCGCGGTCCGACCCGACCGCTTCTGA
- a CDS encoding sulfurtransferase: MARSDVLVSTEWAEQNLNADKTVFVEVDEDTSAYDGGHIAGAVKLDWKTDLQDPVRRDFVDAEQFGALLSERGIANDDTVILYGGNNNWFAAYAYWYFKLYGHNDVKLLDGGRKKWELDGRPLSSDSVSRPATTYKAGEPDLSIRAFRDEVVDAINVKNLVDVRSPDEFSGKILAPAHLPQEQSQRPGHIPGAISVPWSKAANEDGTFKSDEELAELYGEAGLDGSKDTIAYCRIGERSSHTWFVLKELLGHQNVKNYDGSWTEYGSLIGVPIELGEGK; the protein is encoded by the coding sequence ATGGCACGTTCCGACGTCCTGGTCAGCACCGAATGGGCTGAGCAGAACCTCAATGCCGACAAGACCGTCTTCGTCGAGGTCGACGAGGACACCTCGGCCTACGACGGCGGGCACATCGCCGGCGCCGTCAAGCTCGACTGGAAGACCGACCTGCAGGATCCGGTCCGCCGTGACTTCGTCGACGCCGAGCAGTTCGGCGCCCTGCTGTCCGAGCGCGGCATCGCCAACGACGACACCGTGATCCTCTACGGCGGCAACAACAACTGGTTCGCCGCCTACGCGTACTGGTACTTCAAGCTGTACGGCCACAACGACGTCAAGCTCCTCGACGGTGGCCGCAAGAAGTGGGAACTCGACGGCCGTCCGCTGTCGTCCGACTCCGTCAGCCGTCCGGCCACGACCTACAAGGCCGGCGAGCCCGACCTGAGCATCCGCGCGTTCCGCGACGAGGTCGTCGACGCCATCAACGTCAAGAACCTGGTCGACGTGCGCAGCCCCGACGAGTTCTCGGGCAAGATCCTGGCGCCGGCTCACCTGCCGCAGGAGCAGAGCCAACGTCCCGGCCACATCCCCGGCGCCATCAGCGTGCCGTGGAGCAAGGCTGCCAACGAGGACGGCACCTTCAAGTCGGACGAGGAACTCGCCGAGCTCTACGGTGAGGCCGGCCTCGACGGCTCGAAGGACACCATCGCCTACTGCCGCATCGGCGAGCGCTCGAGCCACACCTGGTTCGTCCTCAAGGAACTGCTCGGTCACCAGAACGTCAAGAACTACGACGGCAGCTGGACCGAATACGGCTCGCTGATCGGCGTCCCGATCGAACTCGGAGAAGGAAAGTAA
- a CDS encoding DUF1416 domain-containing protein — translation MCAAPKQGQKLPAGVDVEKEVVLTGQVTDGSGSPVAGAFVRLLDSTGEFTAEVVASPTGDFRFFAAPGTWTLRALSAVGNGDVTISPEGPGIHEKDITVSK, via the coding sequence ATGTGTGCTGCACCCAAGCAGGGACAGAAGCTGCCCGCGGGCGTCGACGTCGAGAAGGAGGTCGTCCTGACCGGACAGGTCACCGACGGCTCGGGTTCGCCCGTCGCCGGCGCCTTCGTGCGTCTGCTCGACTCCACCGGTGAGTTCACCGCCGAGGTCGTGGCCTCGCCCACCGGCGACTTCCGTTTCTTCGCCGCCCCCGGCACCTGGACGCTGCGCGCCCTGTCCGCCGTCGGCAACGGCGACGTGACGATCAGCCCCGAGGGCCCCGGCATCCACGAGAAGGACATCACCGTCTCGAAGTGA
- a CDS encoding FABP family protein, translating into MTSPPGGTTADGPSAPEPSGDGSTDAVSESRRSGDEAINQAEARAVESGSRERNVPTWDDLPLPADTANLRLGADLHPGLLALLPLVGVWRGDGEGHDPETDTDYHFAQQVVVSHDGQNFLAWESRSWVIDEDAAYQRPDLRESGFWRIGEDDTIELLLAHAEGSVELFYGTPLNQTTWELATDVVIKAESGRRTGGAKRLYGLVADGDLAYVEERVDADGDLTPRLSAKLRRHVG; encoded by the coding sequence GTGACGTCCCCACCCGGCGGCACCACGGCCGACGGCCCATCCGCCCCGGAGCCGTCCGGCGACGGGTCGACAGATGCCGTCTCCGAATCCCGCCGGTCCGGTGACGAGGCGATCAATCAGGCCGAGGCCCGGGCCGTGGAGTCCGGCAGCCGTGAACGCAACGTCCCCACGTGGGACGATCTGCCGCTTCCCGCCGACACCGCCAATCTCCGTCTCGGGGCCGATCTGCATCCGGGCCTGCTCGCACTCCTGCCGCTCGTCGGTGTGTGGCGTGGCGACGGCGAGGGGCACGATCCCGAGACCGACACCGACTATCACTTCGCGCAGCAGGTCGTGGTCTCGCACGACGGTCAGAACTTCCTCGCCTGGGAGTCCCGCTCGTGGGTGATCGACGAGGACGCCGCCTACCAACGGCCCGACCTCCGCGAATCCGGATTCTGGCGGATCGGTGAGGACGACACCATCGAACTGCTGCTCGCCCACGCCGAGGGTTCCGTCGAACTCTTCTACGGCACCCCGCTGAACCAGACCACCTGGGAACTCGCCACCGACGTCGTCATCAAGGCCGAGTCGGGCCGGCGCACCGGCGGTGCCAAACGTCTGTACGGCCTCGTCGCCGACGGCGACCTCGCCTACGTCGAGGAGCGCGTCGACGCCGACGGGGATCTCACACCCCGGCTGTCCGCCAAGCTCCGCCGACACGTCGGCTGA